The following coding sequences are from one Paraburkholderia caballeronis window:
- a CDS encoding OpgC domain-containing protein — MTQLTKRSIEIDFFRGFALIAIALDHIPSSVLSHAMLHNYAFCDSAEVFVFVSGYVAASSWLAIAARRGAPAANRRFWRRGREIYAAYLCTAALMLLSGAAAVLLRVDSPLVGDSGYLRFADQPFTMLGDIALFRDQPYLASVLPMYVLLVLALPFAMPFARRTPDLALATSFVVWFFGCWLVRWLPDVTNAGWAFNPFAWQAMFMLGMMCRLYPLSRDFQASKWGGTITVVAIVVVIAFAYIRLFVDATPQPGYQKQNLASLRIVSFGAIAWLAAQAVRMGWVGWLAKRAPALVNVGQQGLVCFVGGAVASNAVDTLLRATHTTDYLPARLAGDLLAIGALLMLAGGTRRWKTGRSRGTLAQRVAFVVAPDRGNGK, encoded by the coding sequence ATGACCCAGCTAACGAAGCGATCGATCGAAATCGATTTTTTCCGTGGGTTCGCGCTGATTGCGATCGCGCTCGATCACATCCCTTCGAGCGTGCTGTCGCATGCGATGCTGCATAACTACGCGTTCTGCGATTCGGCTGAAGTGTTCGTGTTCGTCAGCGGCTACGTGGCCGCGTCGAGCTGGCTCGCGATCGCCGCGCGGCGCGGCGCCCCGGCCGCGAACCGGCGGTTCTGGCGTCGCGGGCGCGAGATCTATGCCGCGTATCTGTGCACGGCCGCGCTGATGCTGCTGTCGGGCGCGGCGGCCGTGCTTCTGCGCGTCGATTCTCCGCTGGTCGGCGATTCCGGTTATCTGCGCTTCGCGGATCAACCGTTCACGATGCTCGGCGACATCGCCTTGTTTCGCGATCAGCCGTATCTCGCGTCGGTGTTGCCGATGTACGTGCTGCTCGTGCTTGCGCTGCCGTTCGCGATGCCGTTCGCGCGGCGCACGCCGGACCTCGCGCTCGCGACCAGCTTCGTCGTCTGGTTCTTCGGCTGCTGGCTCGTGCGCTGGCTGCCCGACGTGACGAACGCCGGCTGGGCGTTCAACCCGTTCGCGTGGCAGGCGATGTTCATGCTCGGGATGATGTGCCGGCTGTATCCGCTGTCACGCGATTTTCAGGCGTCGAAGTGGGGCGGCACGATTACCGTCGTCGCGATCGTGGTGGTGATCGCGTTTGCGTATATCCGCCTGTTCGTCGATGCGACGCCGCAGCCCGGTTATCAGAAGCAGAACCTCGCGAGCCTGCGGATCGTCAGTTTCGGCGCGATTGCGTGGCTCGCCGCGCAGGCCGTGCGCATGGGATGGGTCGGCTGGCTCGCGAAGCGCGCGCCGGCGCTCGTGAACGTCGGTCAGCAGGGGCTGGTCTGTTTCGTCGGCGGCGCGGTGGCGTCGAACGCCGTCGATACGCTGTTGCGCGCCACGCATACGACCGACTATCTGCCCGCGCGGCTCGCCGGCGACCTGCTCGCGATCGGCGCATTGCTGATGCTCGCGGGCGGCACGCGCCGCTGGAAAACCGGACGGTCGCGCGGCACGCTCGCGCAGCGGGTGGCGTTCGTCGTCGCACCTGATCGGGGTAATGGAAAGTGA